The Armatimonadota bacterium region GGCGGGACCATCACTTCCCAGGAGGCCATCTCCCCCACGGACACCGACATGCGGCCCGTGCTCACCCGCATCGCCGCGGGCAGGCCACAGCTCATTTACTACCCCATCTTCATCGCCGCGGGCGGGCACATCACCCGCCAGGCCAAGGAGGTCTCGGGCCTGGAGAACGTCAGGCTGATGAGCGCGGACGGAACCTTCTCCCCGGACTTCTGGAAGGCCGCGGGGGGGGCGGCCCGGGGGATGTACCACTCGAGCCCGGACTTGTCCGTGGAAGCCCTGGGGCCCAAGTACCAGCAGTTCCTGGAGAAGCACCAGAGGAAGTACGGGGAAAAGCCGCTCAGCGCCTTCCACGCGCACGCGTATGATGCGGCCATGATGATCTTCGCGGCCATCGAGAAGGTGGCCCGAAAGGACGCGCAGGGCAACACCTACATCGGCCGCAAGGCCCTGCGGGACGCCCTGTTCGCCACCCGC contains the following coding sequences:
- a CDS encoding branched-chain amino acid ABC transporter substrate-binding protein; this encodes GGTITSQEAISPTDTDMRPVLTRIAAGRPQLIYYPIFIAAGGHITRQAKEVSGLENVRLMSADGTFSPDFWKAAGGAARGMYHSSPDLSVEALGPKYQQFLEKHQRKYGEKPLSAFHAHAYDAAMMIFAAIEKVARKDAQGNTYIGRKALRDALFATRNFPGITGTLTCNPYGDCADPKIAVYQTISADPAKWNPGTDPKKVWSMKR